The stretch of DNA tgcgctacgacaggaactccagagtcacgtctttgacctacaccacagctcacgacaatgctggatccttaacccactgagtgaagctagggattgaacctgtgtccgcatggatactagtcagattcattttcctgagccatggcaggaactcctaaaccaaaTTTCTTTGCCTATGAAATGAGCTGATGTCCTAAATAGTAAAGTAACCAAATAAAACTAAGACAACTGCTAAGCTTTCCCACATATGTAAGTCATACTGTCCAAATATCAAAAAGGAGCTTCGAGTCCCAGTGATATACTTGCTTTTGAGCATGTGATGAAAGTTTGTTAAGAACCCTAGAAGTACAGTGTTTCCTTGGTCCTTCTTGTATTTGGTTGTttgcggtgggggaggggggcatgccATGcaaatgttcctgggccagggatcaactcttTCCACTGTAGTgacctgagtcatagcagtgacaacaccagatccctaacctgctgagccaccaggaaactcccattgtatgttttatttttttaatcaaaataatattacAGAAGCCTGAAAGAAAATATCCAAGAGAACACAGTTACCCCTGATCCCATCACCCTAGCTTGTTCCCTTCCACCCTTGGCCCACCTGTGTACTGACACATCTTACAAAGTTTTACTGGAGAATGCATATACAACtttatgttctatttctttctcttaacaTATTGTGTCAACATAGCTCCATATTGTTCAGATGGCTTGCAGCACTTATTTTAAATCACTGCGCTAAAATCTACCAAGTTCATTATACCCTCCTTTGCAAATGTAAAGGGTCTAGTTTTCTTGCAGTGGGATATTTATCAGAGCAGTCTCTTTCATGTGGTAAGATTCCCCTCTGTTGGAATCTGAATTTGTTTATCTACTGAAGATGCTTTAAAGAGAGTGCAAtttccacatctgtggcataattttttttttttaacagaagctCATTCTTAGTGGGGTGATGAGGAAAGGGAACCTGCATCTGGGCATGAGCTGAAATGATATTCTGTGTTTGTGGCCAGGGCAGGGTCCAGGTTGTAGGGTAACTGAGTGTCTTGTCCCCAGAACCTGTGGACAAAGTGGCTGCCCTGAGGGAGTTCCGGGTGCTGCACACTGCCCTGCACAGCAGCTCCTCCTACAGGGAGGCGGTGAGTATGTGCCACAGTGCCTGTGAGACTCTTGCCAGGCCTGCTGGCAAGTGGTGCAGAGTAGGAGCTGGAAGCCGGTTGCCATGGCTTCCAAGAGTTCCTTGGGGagtttttgccatgcctgtgggtCTCAGTAGAGCCCCGTCTTCCCCCAAAGAGGCTCTCAGCTAGGCATTGTTGATTTGCTCTAATGATAATGATACAACCCTCCTGACATCGGCGTCATGGAGTGAATGTGGTTGCAGTCAAAGGATCCACATACTGTTTCTGCTGGGCTTCATTCTTTGACTTTGGCTGAACTGCCTGCCCGCCACTCCTCGCCAGGATTTCCTCATTGGGAAAACACACTGATGTTTTTCTGTAGGAGAGCTGATAGGCAAAATTAACACAGCTGCAAACTTCTCACTATATATAAATGTGAAATGGTAATTGTATGGAGATTGAAAGGGACTTTGGGGATCTAGAGAAACCTTTGTTATGGGGCTTATAATGAGAGCTTTTATTTTGGAAGCATTAGAGCTGTAAATGTGGGAAAGGACCAGAGACTGAAGGTTTACTGCGATCTTGCTTTTGTATTGTTTCCCCTCCAGTAACCATGATCTCAGAGCAAAAAGAGTTCATCTGTTTCCTGGGGCCATTGTTGCATTGTGGTGGTGTATGGGCAAGCACttagagagggaggaaggggtccTGCAGTGGAGTGTGGGTATCTGCTGAGTGCAGTGAGCTGGTTGGAGTGCTCAGCCCTCCCCTTTTCTCCTGCAGGTCTTTAAGATGCTCAGCAATAAGGAATCTCTGGATCAGATTATTGTGGCCACCCCGGGCCTCAGCAGTGATCCCATTGCTCTTGGTAAGTGCAAGGCTGAACTTAAGGAAGTAGGAGCAGctggagaaagagaaggcaggaggAGGCAGTTACCCTAAAGAACCTTAGACCATCTTGTGAATGTAGAATCGCTGGTcatgtggagggagagggagtaatCCAGATGTGTTCCATTTACCCAGCCCTCCAAGAGCTGGCAGTCCCATGGAGAAATCATGGCTTACTTGACATCAGAAATGAGACTatgaggagttcctttgtgatacagcaggttaaggatccagtgttgtcactgcagtggcttgggttgcctctgtagctcgggttccatccctgaccctcgaacatccacaagccatgggtgcggccaaaaaagaaagaaaacggaaATGAggcgctcccgtcgtggcgcagcggaaatgcaTCTAACTAGGAACCGTTacgtttcgggttcgatccctggcctcgctcagtgggataaggatccagcattgccatgagctgtggtgtaggtcgcaaagatgactcggatcccatgttactgtggctgtggcataggctgtcagccacagctccgattagacccctagcctaggaacctctatgtgctgcgggtgtggccctaaaaagcaaaaaaggaaaagaaaatgagactatGAGGAAGCCATGTTTAGCCCAAACCACTGcaatcagggaagacttcctgcaTATGTTGGTGGATAAGACAAGAACCCAGAAATATGGGGGAAAGAGGCTGCTGTGCTGGTACACTGGATATACCCTCAGTGCAGGGGGCAGTGGAGAGGCAGGGGTTTGTGCTGCTGGTGCTTTGTTTCCCCCACTTCTCCTCAGGGCTGCTTTGTTGTCTCGAGTCCCTGTTAAGCCAGTTGCTCTGAGGCCTAAAGCCTCTTCTCCCCATTGGACCTGGCTGAATTTCCAGTTTCTGAGATGAGCCCTGTTCTGCTTCAGGGGTTCTCCAGGACAAGGACCTCTTCTCTGTCTTTGCTGATCCCAACATGCTTGATACGTAAGTACATCCATTTACAAAAGGGACCTTATTTCTCATGGTTGGGCCAGGAACCTTAATTGTGGCCCCAGATCCACTCTTGGAGCCCATCCTCCAAATATGTCTCCTAAATGTGTCAGGAGGCAAAAATGAGCAAGGGCTGCTGGAACAGTAAAGCCCAAGGTCAGGGGTATGCAGAGATTTTGGAATGAAGCAGGGCTCTAAGGGAGGTGGCTTCGCAGGCCAGGATCTGTTTAGAACTCATTCAGTAGCTATTAGGGGGCCTTTGGAGGATTTTAATCTGGGGAAAGAAGCAGGTGCATAGATGCCaaaattttagagctggaagggatAGTAGAAGTTGTATCCTCttgtttgcaaatgaagaaaacagCCACACCCTGGAAGAGAAGGGACCAATCAAATATTGCCCAGTAAAGTAGTGGTGGGGCCCCTGAGCCTCCTGGTTGCTGGAGGGGAAGGTGGAGCATCTCTGGTAGGCCCGCAGGTGAAGGCCTTGCTGTTCTTTCTGAGGGCAGAGCAGCAACAGTACAAACCAACTGGAGGGAGGTACTGAAGGGTGGGGAATTTAAGGGCAGGCATGGGTGACTTGATTGTTGTCAGAGACATAAAGTATTCCTGTCATTGCCAAGGGGGCTCTCTCCGTCTTAGTCATCCTTGGGTTTCTTTTTGTCCCATCTCAGGTTGGTGCCTGCTCACCCAGCCCTGGTAAATGCCATTGTCTTGGTTCTGCACTCAGTAGCAGGTAGCACGCCACTGCCAGGGGCCGACACCTCTTCCCGCGGCATGCCCTCCAGCTCATACCGGGACATGCCAGGTGAGCGCCAGGACAGCAGAATGCAGGCCGCCTCGGGAGCAGGCAGTGGCCCAGGGATTGGCTTTACTCAGCAGCTATGTATAGTGCTGGCAGAGGGCGTTCCTTGGGAACTCTCACTTTGAGTCAGGGAGTGCATCTGTCCTGTAATTTTCCAAGGGGAGAGATGAAAATCTGAGTTTGGAGAGTAGCTAGAGCTGATTCTGGAGCCGCGCCTGTGCCTTTCTGTTCTTCCTCCTGAAATCTGTTCTCCCTCCTCCAGGTGGCTTCCTGTTTGAAGGGCTCTCCGATGAGGAGGATGACTTTCACCCAGTAAGTGGCCCGGCTGCATGCCAGTTGGGGGAGATGGTGCCGGGGATGCAGCCCTCCCTGGGACCCGGCACGCCCCCGCAGGGAGGTGGTCCGAGGCCCTTTGGTGGCCCAGCTGTGTCCTGCTCTTGCTTTCTGAACCTGGCGGCTTGGGGAGTGTCCCCAAGAACGGTTCCTGGAGCGGGCTGGGGTTCATCTGGGCTGTCCCAGGGCTGCTCCCTGATCTGGGTGCCTCCCTTGTCCAGAGTGCCAGGTCCACGCCCTCGAGCAGCACGTCCAGCTCCCGCCCAGCTTCCCTGGGGTACAGTGGAGCCGCCGGACCCCGGCCCATCACTCAGAGCGAGCTGGCCacggccctggccctggccagcACTCCGGAGAGCAGCTCTCACACGCCAACTCCTGGCACCCAGGTATGGAGAGAGGGCGGGGAGAACGCAGCCTGGCCCCCACGGGAGAAGGTCCCAGGTCTGCTGACTCTGGTGCTAGATCCGCTTTGAGCTGAGTTCTGCCTGGTGCCCTGGTGGgtttcccactgcagctcaggcgACCTCCCCCTCATCTGCCTTCAGGGCTCAGAGGTCCGGGGATCAGCACAGTCCTGACGGACTCCTCCTCCCAGCAGTGTGGAAGACCCTCCCCTCAAGTACTGTGCCCTCACGTTTCCCTGAAAGGGGCCAAACACCACAGGCTTAAGCCTTCCCAGCGGCCGTCACTCCAGCTTCCGAGTCCATCCCTCCCGGTGCTGGGTCCTAGGCTAGGTCAGGGGCTTGATTCATCTCACTGGAGCGAAAGAGAACAGCACCTTTCCTGGCCACACATGGAGCTCTTCGATGCCTCTGTGTGGTTGACCAACGCAGGCCCCTGTTGGGAGGCAGTCAGCGGGCACCCAGGGGCAGCCTGGGGTGAGGCGACAGCAGTGGGTGCGGGCTGGGAGATCGAGGTGGCTCTGAGGGTGGCACTGACTCTGGTTTGTCTCTAGGGCCATTCCTCTGGGACCTCCCCAATGTCCTCAGGCGTCCAGTCAGGGACGCCCATCACCAACGATCTGTTCAGCCAAGCCCTACAGCATGCGCTGCAGGCCTCCGGGCAGCCCAGCCTTCAGGTCAGTCTTCCCACTCCTGGTGTCCACGCGGCTCTTTGTCACCTTGGACACTGAGCTTTTTGTGCTCTGTGGAGGCCCTTCCCACTTGGCCTGCTTTGCTCCAGGACAGCTGGGCCGTGACAGTGTGACAGGAGAGGATGCCCCCAGCAAGGGCGGTTGTCCCTGTGGCTTCCACTCCTGCACCCAGTGACCACCGCCTGACCCCAGGGACCACCTGGCTAGGATGCTTGTGGCAGTTGTGGTCGAGGAGTCGCTCATGTGTTCTGTGAGTGTTGATGAGCTGCTGAGCAGGTATAGACCAGATCCAGGTCCAACTTCTGGGGAAGAGACGAGTGGTCCTCATCCCTGCCATGTCATGGAGGGGCGCCAGGCAGCCCAGGCTTGAGGTGAAGGCCTGGGTCAGGCAAAACTTTTCTGAGAAGGAGGTGTTTGGGCTGACTGTCAAAGAATTAGTTGGAGGTTAGCCAGGCGGGGAAAAGGGTGTTTGGTTGAGGTGGGGAGTGTCCAGGCAGAGGCAGCTACCTGTTTGAGTGAATATGAGGGTACATGTGATGGACTAAAA from Sus scrofa isolate TJ Tabasco breed Duroc chromosome 7, Sscrofa11.1, whole genome shotgun sequence encodes:
- the UBL7 gene encoding ubiquitin-like protein 7, which gives rise to MSLSDWHLAVKLADQPLAPKSILRLPEAELGEYSLGGYSISFLKQLIAGKLQESVPDPELIDLIYCGRKLKDDQTLDFYGIQPGSTVHVLRKSWPEPDQKPEPVDKVAALREFRVLHTALHSSSSYREAVFKMLSNKESLDQIIVATPGLSSDPIALGVLQDKDLFSVFADPNMLDTLVPAHPALVNAIVLVLHSVAGSTPLPGADTSSRGMPSSSYRDMPGGFLFEGLSDEEDDFHPSARSTPSSSTSSSRPASLGYSGAAGPRPITQSELATALALASTPESSSHTPTPGTQGHSSGTSPMSSGVQSGTPITNDLFSQALQHALQASGQPSLQSQWQPQLQQLRDMGIQDDELSLRALQATGGDIQAALELIFAGGAP
- the UBL7 gene encoding ubiquitin-like protein 7 isoform X1, yielding MQRGASGFRREDLRRKRERERERMSLSDWHLAVKLADQPLAPKSILRLPEAELGEYSLGGYSISFLKQLIAGKLQESVPDPELIDLIYCGRKLKDDQTLDFYGIQPGSTVHVLRKSWPEPDQKPEPVDKVAALREFRVLHTALHSSSSYREAVFKMLSNKESLDQIIVATPGLSSDPIALGVLQDKDLFSVFADPNMLDTLVPAHPALVNAIVLVLHSVAGSTPLPGADTSSRGMPSSSYRDMPGGFLFEGLSDEEDDFHPSARSTPSSSTSSSRPASLGYSGAAGPRPITQSELATALALASTPESSSHTPTPGTQGHSSGTSPMSSGVQSGTPITNDLFSQALQHALQASGQPSLQSQWQPQLQQLRDMGIQDDELSLRALQATGGDIQAALELIFAGGAP